One region of Budorcas taxicolor isolate Tak-1 chromosome 3, Takin1.1, whole genome shotgun sequence genomic DNA includes:
- the MAB21L4 gene encoding protein mab-21-like 4 has protein sequence MGYLATAPRPPARQSLVGASPLAAGASPVRAAAPAAMAMQVPLWHHYLQALRSRAASRVQEHQRAEDVVLTLLERVHALDPRFLVDYSRDLEAFQFALRSSEGPLDMEVPLWVDAEALVIEEVGAAEAGGGLGCCRLGLPQEAAGLERWKAGDVFEASLEGSARSCGHIVPSKVLRVLKDLLVAAVVYCKHHRLIAPGSLSVDSLREEQLGLSLRVSSGWRTLHFNVVPVVRRRLRMPALEGARLVPGFPEGALRGIVRQEAALVPASAELWRVSTDYLLTRLLGALGSLRGHRLDSLSILDRVNHESWRDGGWSPGLTFSHLKTVLLWAAALFPAPEDWAELQGAVYRPLVVLLCCLATKNLPHFLHPEWNLLQDAGLDLGALYQRVEHFASQPEAALRIHATHLGRSPPPRVGSGLRALLQLPAGEPAYWATAYFDILLDKFQAFNIRDEQRVSAMQSVFLKTKALGAEDR, from the exons ATGGG CTATTTAGCCACTGCACCCCGCCCGCCTGCCCGCCAGTCGCTGGTGGGAGCCAGCCCGCTTGCTGCCGGCGCCTCGCCCGTTCGCGCGGCTGCGCCTGCAGCCATGGCCATGCAGGTGCCCCTGTGGCACCACTACCTGCAGGCCCTGCGCTCGCGGGCGGCGTCCCGGGTGCAGGAACACCAGCGCGCCGAGGATGTGGTGCTCACCCTGCTGGAGCGCGTGCACGCCCTGGACCCCCGCTTCCTCGTGGACTACTCCCGGGACCTGGAGGCCTTCCAGTTTGCCCTGCGCTCCTCGGAGGGCCCGCTGGACATGGAGGTGCCCCTGTGGGTGGACGCCGAGGCCCTGGTGATTGAGGAGGTGGGGGCCGCCGAAGCAGGGGGCGGCCTGGGGTGCTGCCGCCTGGGCCTCCCCCAGGAAGCAGCCGGCCTGGAGCGCTGGAAGGCGGGCGATGTCTTCGAGGCCTCCCTGGAGGGCAGCGCCAGGAGCTGTGGCCACATCGTGCCCAGCAAGGTCCTGCGGGTCCTCAAGGACCTGCTGGTGGCGGCCGTCGTATACTGCAAGCACCACCGCCTCATCGCGCCAG GCTCCCTGAGCGTGGACAGCCTGAGGGAGGAGCAGCTCGGCCTGTCCCTGCGGGTGTCCAGCGGCTGGAGGACGCTCCACTTCAACGTGGTGCCCGTGGTGCGGAGGAGGCTCAGGATGCCCGCCCTGGAAGGGGCCCGGCTGGTGCCAGGGTTCCCTGAGGGCGCCCTGCGAGGGATCGTCCGCCAGGAGGCAGCCCTGGTGCCGGCCAGCGCCGAGCTCTGGAG GGTCTCCACTGATTACCTGCTCACCAGGCTGCTGGGGGCGCTGGGCTCCCTTCGGGGCCACCGCCTGGACAGCCTCTCCATCCTCGACCGGGTCAACCACGAGAGCTGGCGGGACGGCGGCTGGAGCCCCGGCCTGACCTTCAGCCACTTGAAG ACGGTGCTGCTGTGGGCCGCCGCGCTCTTCCCTGCGCCCGAGGACTGGGCGGAGCTTCAGGGCGCCGTGTACCGCCCCCTGGTGGTGCTGCTCTGCTGCCTGGCCACCAAGAACCTGCCACACTTCCTGCACCCCGAGTGGAACCTGCTGCAGGACGCGGGCCTGGACCTGGGCGCCCTCTACCAGCGTGTCGAGCACTTCGCCAGCCAGCCCGAGGCCGCCCTGCGCATCCACGCCACCCACCTGGGCCGCAGCCCCCCGCCGCGTGTGGGCAGCGGGCTCCGGGCGCTCCTGCAGCTGCCTGCCGGTGAGCCCGCCTACTGGGCAACTGCCTACTTCGACATCCTGCTGGACAAG TTCCAGGCCTTCAACATCCGGGACGAGCAGCGGGTCTCGGCCATGCAGAGCGTCTTCCTGAAGACCAAGGCCCTGGGTGCTGAGGATCGCTGA